The following are encoded in a window of Pyxidicoccus trucidator genomic DNA:
- a CDS encoding 3' terminal RNA ribose 2'-O-methyltransferase Hen1, protein MLLTLSTTHSPATELGYLLHKNPARPQSFELPFGLAHVFYPEAHAECTTAALLLEVDPVALVRGRHGPAGEGGALAQYVNDRPYVASSFMSVALARLFGSAMAGRSKERPELVEQALPLTARLSVLPCRGGEAFLRRLFEPLGYTVTATQHPLDETVPEWGNSRYFTVTVEARTRVSELLTHLYVLMPVLDDDKHYWVGDEEVEKLVRHGEGWLAAHPERELIARRYLRHQRSLAREALERLVGDEAAEPEERERVRNEEEAALESRLSLNEQRLQTVVDVLKECGAARVVDLGCGEGKLLKALMKERQFTDILGMDVSFRSLEIAKERLDFDRLPELQRRRLGLLHGSLMYRDKRLSGYEAATVIEVVEHLDPPRLAAFERVLFECARPNVVVLTTPNAEYNVRFESLPAGTFRHRDHRFEWTRAEFEAWARGLCTRFGYSVRFQPVGPLDAEVGAPTQLAVFSR, encoded by the coding sequence ATGCTCCTGACACTCTCGACAACGCACAGTCCCGCCACGGAGCTCGGCTATCTGCTCCACAAGAATCCAGCTCGCCCGCAGTCCTTCGAGCTGCCCTTCGGACTGGCCCATGTCTTCTACCCGGAGGCCCACGCCGAGTGCACCACGGCGGCCCTGCTGCTCGAAGTCGACCCGGTCGCGCTCGTGCGCGGCCGCCATGGCCCGGCGGGGGAGGGCGGGGCGCTGGCGCAGTACGTGAATGACCGGCCCTACGTCGCCTCGTCGTTCATGAGCGTGGCGCTCGCCCGCCTCTTCGGCTCGGCGATGGCGGGCCGGAGCAAGGAGCGGCCGGAGCTTGTCGAGCAGGCGCTGCCGCTCACCGCGAGGCTGTCGGTGCTGCCCTGCCGGGGCGGAGAAGCCTTCCTGCGGCGGCTCTTCGAGCCCCTGGGCTACACCGTCACCGCGACGCAGCATCCGCTCGATGAGACAGTCCCAGAGTGGGGCAACAGCCGCTACTTCACCGTGACGGTGGAGGCCCGCACACGGGTGAGTGAGCTCCTCACGCACCTGTACGTCCTCATGCCGGTGCTCGACGACGACAAGCACTACTGGGTGGGGGACGAGGAGGTGGAGAAGCTCGTGCGCCATGGCGAGGGATGGCTCGCGGCGCATCCGGAGCGCGAGCTCATCGCGCGTCGCTACCTGCGCCACCAGCGGAGTCTCGCGCGCGAGGCGCTGGAGCGGCTCGTGGGTGACGAGGCCGCCGAGCCCGAGGAACGCGAGCGCGTGCGCAACGAGGAGGAGGCCGCGCTGGAGTCGCGGCTGAGCCTCAACGAGCAGCGCCTCCAGACGGTAGTCGACGTACTCAAGGAGTGCGGTGCCGCGCGTGTCGTCGACCTGGGCTGTGGCGAGGGCAAGCTGCTCAAGGCCCTGATGAAGGAGCGCCAGTTCACGGACATCCTCGGCATGGACGTGTCCTTCCGCTCGCTCGAAATCGCGAAGGAGCGGCTGGACTTCGACCGGCTCCCCGAATTGCAGCGCCGGCGGCTGGGCCTCCTCCACGGCTCGCTCATGTACCGGGACAAGCGGCTGTCGGGGTACGAGGCGGCAACGGTCATCGAGGTCGTCGAGCACCTGGACCCGCCGCGTCTCGCCGCCTTCGAGCGTGTGCTCTTCGAGTGCGCGCGGCCGAACGTGGTGGTCCTCACCACGCCGAATGCCGAGTACAACGTGCGCTTCGAGTCGCTGCCCGCCGGCACCTTCCGGCACCGGGACCACCGCTTCGAGTGGACGCGCGCCGAGTTCGAAGCCTGGGCCCGGGGCCTGTGCACGCGCTTCGGGTACAGCGTGCGCTTCCAACCCGTAGGCCCTCTGGACGCGGAAGTCGGCGCGCCGACCCAACTGGCGGTGTTCTCACGATGA
- a CDS encoding type VI immunity family protein yields the protein MREIIPVIRVRNDYGDVDVRDGVILCFFMRRSHEELAPAMWRALHAYRRAITPRALNWYGADDGDTLPLDDQGWEHIREKMLERPWAGAARHVSLCEESGEAGGYHFNYDGLQFAHPLNSHKKDATSAVSFSFPTEYLLEHGPAHLRALALELARELPFSFGYASLAFVSHPGIWYGVRRQLLGLLERYLGLDLYLLSETSDVIGTGARGAYWLTFLGQPLLGQLGGLEVLRDKLSFPEVSMEPMEGERLLLTLGEWPDAMDTEKGAPPAQYRALARLLEPYFCEEGSVLPPMTPGYMHRWLRRLCL from the coding sequence ATGAGGGAGATCATTCCTGTCATCCGCGTGCGGAACGATTACGGCGATGTGGACGTCCGCGATGGCGTCATCCTTTGCTTCTTCATGCGCCGCTCACACGAAGAATTGGCCCCGGCGATGTGGCGCGCCTTGCATGCCTATCGTCGTGCCATCACTCCCAGAGCGCTGAACTGGTACGGCGCGGACGATGGAGACACCCTGCCGCTCGACGACCAGGGCTGGGAGCACATCCGCGAGAAGATGCTTGAGCGCCCATGGGCGGGGGCCGCGAGGCACGTTTCACTGTGCGAGGAGAGTGGAGAAGCGGGCGGGTACCACTTCAACTACGATGGCCTCCAATTCGCGCACCCCTTGAACTCGCACAAGAAGGACGCCACGAGCGCGGTGTCCTTCTCGTTTCCCACCGAGTACCTCCTGGAGCACGGTCCCGCCCACCTGCGCGCGCTGGCCCTGGAGCTCGCTCGCGAGCTGCCCTTCAGCTTCGGCTACGCCAGCCTCGCCTTCGTGTCCCATCCCGGAATCTGGTACGGCGTCCGAAGGCAGCTCCTCGGTCTCCTCGAACGCTACCTGGGGCTGGACCTCTATCTGCTGAGTGAGACCAGCGATGTCATCGGTACCGGGGCGCGGGGCGCCTACTGGCTGACGTTCCTGGGGCAGCCCCTGCTCGGCCAGCTCGGCGGCCTGGAGGTGCTGCGCGACAAGCTCTCCTTCCCGGAGGTGTCCATGGAGCCAATGGAAGGGGAGCGGCTGCTGCTGACGCTGGGCGAGTGGCCAGACGCCATGGACACGGAGAAGGGGGCTCCCCCTGCCCAATACCGTGCCCTTGCGCGGCTGCTGGAGCCGTACTTCTGCGAGGAGGGCAGCGTCTTGCCCCCCATGACCCCTGGATACATGCACCGCTGGCTTCGGCGGCTCTGCCTGTAA
- a CDS encoding glutathione peroxidase, whose amino-acid sequence MSQSLYDIPLSSIDGAAQTLGQFKGKVLLVVNVASKCGLTPQYEALQKLYDRKHAQGLVVVGFPANDFLGQEPGSEAEIKAFCSLTYAVKFPLFSKISVVGENKHPLYRELTTAFPEAIGEGPMRASLKGYGIEANPKPEVQWNFEKFLIGRDGRVAGRFAPDVTADDSRLLQAIDTELAKPA is encoded by the coding sequence ATGAGCCAGAGCCTCTACGACATTCCCCTCTCCTCCATCGACGGCGCCGCGCAGACCCTCGGTCAGTTCAAGGGCAAGGTCCTGCTGGTGGTGAACGTGGCCTCCAAGTGCGGTCTGACGCCGCAGTACGAAGCACTGCAGAAGCTCTATGACCGCAAGCACGCCCAGGGGCTGGTGGTGGTGGGCTTTCCGGCGAACGACTTCCTCGGCCAGGAGCCGGGCAGCGAAGCGGAGATCAAGGCGTTCTGCAGCCTGACCTACGCTGTGAAGTTCCCGCTGTTCTCCAAAATCTCGGTGGTCGGAGAGAACAAGCATCCGCTCTACCGCGAGCTGACCACCGCCTTCCCCGAGGCCATCGGCGAAGGGCCGATGCGCGCGTCACTCAAGGGCTACGGAATCGAGGCCAATCCGAAACCGGAGGTGCAGTGGAACTTCGAGAAGTTCCTCATCGGCCGGGATGGCCGCGTCGCCGGCCGCTTCGCTCCGGACGTGACAGCGGACGATTCGCGTCTCCTCCAGGCCATCGACACGGAGCTGGCAAAACCGGCCTGA
- a CDS encoding bifunctional serine/threonine-protein kinase/formylglycine-generating enzyme family protein translates to MRLPTSSCLTDEVLVDLLEGRLLDEELARVHRHAAGCGDCRTLLATFTPGIQHTGGGAAKAPEPADTSSEPGLSWTPPDAFDEFRLEGPIGRGGMGVVFLAHDTSLDRRVAVKFMAANQPDAWGRESFTTEARALARVQHANIVNVFSVGEVDGRPYIVSEYVVGESLAELPLPVPWRRVLALGVGLARGLAAAHRQGVLHRDLKPSNALVTREGEVKLLDFGLAERFEAGTALASSSRVLVGTLPYMAPELLAGAPATPRSDIYALGLILHELCTGEVPRRAPRGQEEALPRAALGPDVDPDFAALITRCLAADPLERFVSADALCEALERLARICAPEPLVAGNPYRGLAPFEAEHRSLFFGREADIRAVLERLRSRPLVLVAGDSGTGKSSLCRAGVLPRVAAGALDEGREYVTVKLWPGHRPLEALAAALAPVLGWKEAELVTALADRPAWLGQALREAHSHGRGLLLFVDQLEELLTLSEPVQAAHFARLLGELALPSAGVHVLMAARGDFLTRLCALPGLGDEAERALYILRPLSPEGVREAIVGPARSRGVAFESGELLQTLVASTAYGVGSLPLLQFALAELWERRNPAQGRITREALEDMGGVAGALSRHADGVLARLSPTEYAAARRLLLQLVTAEGTRMERGEDELAEASDGASRAALRALVEGRLLHTRTVSGQARCEIAHESLIESWGTLRDWLDDDIGHRVLRKRVEVASAEWERLMRAREALWGQRQLDEARLLDPSTLGSRERAFLLASRRAVTRERWGRRLGVLVLVLAVSASYGGLRLHAYVKNSRFIAAELGTAREALAEGRALAQRASKSREAALALFDGRVPPSAGLETLPGPAGLQNAAERQWTEALALREQSEAAYTRASRTLERALDRDRLHVDTRRLIAEVTYERAVLAEHFHQRRERDEWVRLLEQEVDAAKEGAEWLRRLRAPAELELVTTPPGAHVELERYTQVKGTLRREPVPEVGSLGPTPVARLFLPNGSYVLRVTKPGRVPVELPLLLTHGARETVHLSLPTAVPDGYAYVPRGCFLLGHAGSEEVRRFSYSPPIHRFCLDEGFLIGKTEVTFGDWLTYLDDLPPDAPARRILEQPRFGGGGAVTLRKHPDAGWTFSFYHSPEEFSTARLGQDFVYAGRTRRNTADWTRFPLSGVSAKDLEGYFYWLHGTKRLPGARLCSQHEWEYAARGADGRSYPHGGDLLQPDDANIDATYDRLPTAFGPDMVGSHPASVSPFGLEDMAGNAYELTRSATPEFGSVVLRGGAWYFDAFGAASAGLSPGDPTARDARIGVRVCASFSPR, encoded by the coding sequence ATGCGTCTTCCCACCTCCAGTTGTCTGACGGACGAGGTCCTGGTCGACCTCCTCGAAGGACGGTTGCTGGACGAGGAGCTGGCCCGTGTCCATCGGCACGCCGCCGGGTGCGGCGACTGCCGGACCCTCCTGGCCACATTCACTCCCGGCATCCAGCACACCGGGGGAGGGGCCGCGAAGGCGCCCGAGCCGGCCGACACCTCGTCGGAGCCAGGGCTGTCCTGGACGCCCCCCGACGCGTTCGACGAATTCCGGCTCGAAGGCCCCATTGGCCGTGGCGGCATGGGTGTCGTCTTCCTGGCGCACGACACCTCGTTGGACCGGCGCGTGGCGGTGAAGTTCATGGCCGCGAACCAGCCCGACGCGTGGGGCCGCGAGAGCTTCACGACCGAGGCCCGGGCGCTCGCGCGCGTGCAGCACGCCAACATCGTCAACGTCTTCAGCGTTGGTGAGGTGGACGGCCGCCCGTACATCGTCTCCGAGTATGTCGTTGGCGAGAGCCTCGCGGAGCTGCCTCTGCCGGTGCCGTGGCGCCGGGTCCTTGCCCTGGGCGTGGGTCTGGCCCGGGGGCTCGCGGCGGCGCATCGCCAGGGCGTGCTCCACCGCGACCTCAAGCCCTCCAACGCCCTGGTCACCCGGGAAGGCGAGGTGAAGCTGCTCGACTTCGGCCTCGCGGAGCGCTTCGAGGCGGGGACGGCCCTGGCGTCCAGTTCGCGTGTCCTCGTCGGCACGCTGCCCTACATGGCGCCCGAGCTGCTCGCGGGGGCTCCAGCGACGCCTCGGAGCGATATCTACGCCCTGGGCCTCATCCTCCACGAGCTGTGCACGGGCGAGGTGCCGCGTCGCGCACCCCGCGGGCAGGAGGAGGCGCTCCCCCGCGCCGCGCTCGGGCCGGACGTCGACCCGGACTTCGCCGCGCTCATCACCCGGTGCCTCGCGGCCGACCCTCTCGAGCGCTTCGTCTCGGCCGATGCCCTCTGCGAGGCCCTGGAGCGGCTCGCGCGCATCTGCGCTCCCGAGCCGCTGGTCGCCGGCAATCCCTACCGCGGCCTCGCTCCCTTCGAGGCCGAGCACCGGTCGCTCTTCTTCGGGCGCGAGGCCGACATCCGCGCCGTGCTCGAGCGCCTCCGCTCCCGGCCCCTGGTCCTCGTCGCCGGGGACTCGGGGACGGGGAAGTCCTCGCTGTGTCGCGCCGGCGTGCTGCCCCGGGTGGCCGCGGGCGCTCTGGACGAGGGCCGTGAGTACGTCACCGTCAAGCTGTGGCCCGGTCACCGCCCGCTGGAGGCCCTCGCCGCCGCGCTCGCGCCCGTGCTCGGCTGGAAGGAGGCGGAGCTCGTCACCGCGCTCGCGGACAGGCCGGCCTGGCTCGGGCAGGCGCTGCGCGAGGCGCACTCGCACGGGCGGGGCCTGCTGCTCTTCGTCGATCAACTCGAGGAGCTTCTCACCCTCTCCGAGCCGGTTCAGGCAGCGCACTTCGCCCGCCTCCTCGGGGAGCTCGCGCTGCCGTCGGCGGGAGTGCACGTGCTGATGGCGGCGCGCGGTGACTTCCTGACGCGCCTGTGCGCGCTTCCTGGCCTGGGTGACGAGGCCGAGCGGGCGCTCTACATCCTGCGGCCCCTGTCGCCTGAAGGAGTGCGCGAGGCCATCGTCGGTCCCGCGCGCAGCCGGGGCGTGGCCTTCGAGTCCGGCGAGCTCCTCCAGACGCTCGTTGCTTCCACGGCGTACGGCGTGGGCAGTCTGCCGCTCCTCCAGTTCGCGCTCGCCGAGCTGTGGGAGCGGCGCAATCCGGCGCAGGGCCGAATCACCCGGGAGGCGCTCGAGGACATGGGAGGGGTGGCCGGAGCGCTGTCCCGGCATGCCGACGGGGTGCTCGCGCGCCTGAGCCCCACCGAGTACGCGGCGGCGCGGCGCCTCCTGCTCCAGCTCGTGACGGCGGAGGGGACGCGCATGGAGCGCGGCGAGGACGAGCTCGCCGAGGCCTCGGATGGAGCCTCCCGCGCCGCCCTGCGGGCGCTCGTCGAAGGCCGCCTCCTGCACACGCGCACCGTGAGCGGCCAGGCGCGCTGTGAAATCGCCCACGAGTCGCTCATCGAGAGCTGGGGCACGCTGCGCGACTGGCTCGATGACGACATCGGCCATCGCGTGCTGCGCAAGCGGGTGGAGGTGGCCAGCGCCGAGTGGGAGCGCCTCATGCGCGCCCGCGAGGCCCTCTGGGGGCAACGGCAGCTCGACGAGGCGAGGCTGCTCGACCCCTCCACCCTGGGCTCGCGCGAGCGCGCCTTCCTCCTCGCCTCCCGTCGTGCCGTGACACGTGAGCGCTGGGGGCGCCGGCTCGGGGTGCTGGTCCTCGTGCTCGCCGTTTCCGCTTCCTATGGCGGGCTTCGCCTGCACGCCTACGTCAAGAACTCGCGCTTCATCGCCGCCGAGCTCGGCACGGCACGGGAGGCGCTCGCCGAGGGCCGTGCTCTCGCCCAGCGGGCCAGCAAGAGCCGCGAGGCGGCGCTGGCGCTGTTCGATGGACGGGTTCCTCCGTCCGCGGGCCTCGAGACCCTGCCTGGGCCCGCGGGCCTCCAGAATGCCGCCGAGCGGCAATGGACCGAGGCGCTCGCCCTGCGCGAGCAGTCCGAGGCGGCCTACACCCGCGCGAGCCGGACCCTCGAGAGGGCGCTCGATAGAGATCGCCTCCACGTGGACACGCGCCGGCTCATCGCGGAGGTCACCTATGAGCGGGCCGTCCTCGCAGAGCACTTCCACCAACGTCGTGAGCGTGACGAGTGGGTGCGGCTCCTGGAGCAGGAGGTGGACGCCGCGAAGGAGGGGGCGGAGTGGCTGCGACGGCTACGGGCCCCGGCCGAGCTCGAGCTGGTGACCACCCCGCCGGGCGCCCACGTCGAGCTCGAGCGCTACACCCAGGTGAAGGGGACGCTTCGCCGTGAGCCTGTTCCGGAGGTTGGCTCCCTGGGCCCGACTCCCGTCGCCCGCCTCTTCCTTCCCAATGGCTCCTATGTGCTCCGCGTCACGAAGCCAGGGCGGGTGCCGGTCGAGTTGCCGTTGCTGCTCACGCACGGTGCTCGCGAGACGGTCCACCTCTCGCTCCCCACGGCGGTGCCTGACGGCTATGCCTATGTCCCCCGGGGCTGCTTCCTCCTGGGCCACGCAGGGTCGGAGGAGGTGCGGAGGTTCTCGTACAGCCCGCCGATTCACCGGTTCTGCCTCGACGAGGGCTTCCTGATTGGCAAGACGGAGGTGACGTTCGGCGACTGGCTGACCTATCTCGACGACCTGCCTCCGGATGCGCCCGCGAGGAGGATTCTCGAACAGCCGCGCTTTGGCGGTGGTGGGGCCGTCACGCTGCGGAAGCACCCCGACGCTGGCTGGACCTTCTCGTTCTATCATTCGCCCGAGGAGTTCAGCACGGCGAGGCTGGGCCAGGACTTTGTCTATGCGGGGCGGACCCGGAGGAACACCGCCGACTGGACACGGTTTCCCCTGTCCGGGGTCTCCGCCAAGGACCTGGAGGGCTACTTCTACTGGCTCCACGGGACGAAGCGCCTGCCGGGTGCGCGCCTGTGCAGCCAGCATGAGTGGGAGTACGCGGCCCGAGGCGCGGATGGCCGCAGCTACCCCCATGGTGGAGACCTGTTGCAGCCCGACGACGCCAACATCGACGCGACCTACGACAGGCTGCCCACGGCCTTCGGACCCGACATGGTTGGCTCCCACCCCGCCTCGGTGAGCCCCTTCGGTCTGGAAGACATGGCGGGCAACGCCTACGAGCTCACGCGGTCCGCGACACCGGAGTTCGGGAGTGTCGTGCTGCGGGGGGGCGCCTGGTACTTCGACGCCTTCGGCGCGGCCAGCGCGGGCCTGTCACCCGGTGACCCGACGGCGCGCGACGCCAGGATTGGCGTGCGCGTCTGTGCTTCGTTCTCTCCCCGGTAG
- a CDS encoding sigma-70 family RNA polymerase sigma factor, with protein sequence MGLRMEQVPELVATFLAHTQVRFVPPTEEEATALDTLLVRAWEEAHAQWPTVTLPVRLFVIHLAERLPKVSPDSPIAPLLASLSLAELYLTCACLQGTASAHEAFERNYLARLPGKLRSLKQPDAMIDDVCQITRVKLLVATPESAPKIGDYTGRGALLSWVLVTAGRIANKLRAAEKPAPDDSSEEIFKVLPGQGIDPELDVMKRRHHAEFRQAVREAAATLSSDERHLLRLHFADQLSTYELASLFRVNQSTISRWLKSARQRVYEETRRRLQERLGLSTPGFKSFLAFIGSQLDLNISQVLEEKGVVPAPKDG encoded by the coding sequence ATGGGACTGCGCATGGAACAGGTGCCCGAGCTGGTCGCGACGTTTCTCGCGCACACCCAGGTGCGCTTCGTGCCCCCCACGGAGGAGGAGGCCACGGCGCTCGACACGCTGCTGGTCCGCGCCTGGGAGGAGGCACACGCTCAGTGGCCGACCGTCACTCTCCCCGTCAGGCTGTTCGTGATTCACCTCGCCGAGCGGCTTCCCAAGGTGAGTCCTGACAGCCCCATCGCGCCGCTCCTCGCCAGCTTGTCGTTGGCGGAGCTCTACCTCACGTGTGCATGTCTTCAGGGCACGGCCTCCGCCCACGAGGCCTTCGAGCGGAACTACCTTGCCAGGCTGCCGGGGAAGCTCCGGAGTCTCAAGCAACCCGACGCGATGATTGACGACGTCTGCCAGATAACGCGCGTGAAGCTCCTGGTCGCCACGCCCGAGAGCGCGCCGAAGATTGGAGACTACACGGGGCGCGGTGCACTGCTGAGCTGGGTGCTTGTCACCGCCGGACGCATCGCCAACAAGCTGCGAGCCGCCGAGAAGCCCGCGCCGGACGACAGCTCGGAAGAGATTTTCAAGGTACTGCCGGGGCAAGGGATTGACCCGGAGCTGGATGTCATGAAGCGGCGTCACCACGCCGAGTTCCGCCAGGCCGTGCGCGAAGCCGCCGCCACGCTCTCGTCCGACGAGCGCCACCTGCTGCGGCTCCACTTCGCGGATCAGCTCTCGACGTACGAGCTGGCCTCGCTCTTTCGCGTCAATCAATCGACCATCTCTCGTTGGCTGAAGAGTGCCCGGCAGCGGGTCTACGAGGAGACCCGGCGCCGCCTGCAGGAGCGGCTGGGCCTGTCCACCCCGGGCTTCAAGAGCTTCCTGGCCTTCATCGGCAGCCAGCTGGACCTGAACATCAGCCAGGTCCTGGAGGAGAAGGGCGTCGTGCCCGCGCCCAAGGACGGCTGA
- a CDS encoding polynucleotide kinase-phosphatase, which yields MKTPIPELALVLLIGPSGSGKSTFARKHFKPTEVLSSDTYRGIVSDDENSLEATKDAFETLRFVAAKRLARGLLTVIDATNVQSESRKPLIELAREFHVLPVAVVLDVPEKTCHERNRQRPDRDFGPHVVRNQLQQLHRSLRGLEREGFRHIHVLKPETLDSLEFERQPLWNNRKHEHGPFDIIGDIHGCLDELTALLGRLGYALSPRTDGVPGVDVRPPAGRKAVFVGDLVDRGPDTPGVLRLVMGMVEAGTALCVPGNHEIKLMRKLRGKDVKVSHGLAQSLEQLERETPEFRKAVVDFIDGLVSHYVLDGGRLVVAHAGMKESMQGRGSGKVRDFALYGETTGETDEYGLPVRFNWSAEYRGRASVVYGHTPVVEAEWLNNTLCLDTGCVYGGKLTALRYPERELVSVPAARAYCEAVKPLDSVSGTASLSAQQRHDDLLDLDDVLGKRVITTRLQQSVTIREENATAALEAMSRFAIDPKWLIYLPPTMSPSETSQAEGLLEHPAEAFAYYRKEGVAKVVCEEKHMGSRAVVVIARDAEAARRRFGVTSGALGVCYTRTGRRFFADAALEAAFLARVRTALETSGFWEELRTDWACLDCELMPWSLKAQELLKEQYAAVGAASRAALPDVVAALAHAAARGLAVGELSARFGEKARNVGRYVESYRRYCWPVRSLDDVRLAPFHVLATEGSAHVDKDHVWHMETLARVCRADERLFVATPYRVVEVGDEGAVAEGVRWWEELTARGGEGMVVKPLDFAVRGRKGLLQPAIKSRGPEYLRIIYGPEYTTPANLERLRQRGLSTKRSLALREFALGVEGLERFARGEPLRRVHECVFGVLALESEPVDPRL from the coding sequence ATGAAGACCCCGATTCCCGAGCTCGCGCTCGTGCTGCTCATCGGCCCTTCCGGGTCGGGCAAGTCCACCTTCGCGCGCAAGCACTTCAAGCCCACGGAGGTCCTCTCCTCGGACACGTACCGCGGCATCGTCTCCGACGACGAGAACAGCCTGGAGGCGACGAAGGACGCCTTCGAGACGCTGCGCTTCGTGGCCGCGAAGCGCCTCGCCCGGGGCCTGCTCACGGTCATCGACGCCACCAACGTCCAGTCCGAGTCACGCAAGCCGCTCATCGAGCTCGCCCGCGAGTTCCACGTGCTCCCCGTGGCCGTGGTGCTCGACGTGCCGGAGAAGACGTGCCACGAGCGCAACCGTCAGCGGCCGGACCGGGACTTCGGTCCCCACGTGGTGCGCAACCAGCTCCAGCAACTGCACCGCTCGCTGCGCGGCCTGGAGCGAGAGGGCTTTCGACACATCCACGTCCTCAAGCCGGAGACCCTCGACTCCCTCGAGTTCGAGCGCCAGCCGCTCTGGAACAACCGGAAGCACGAGCACGGGCCGTTCGACATCATCGGTGACATCCACGGCTGCCTGGACGAGCTGACGGCGCTGCTCGGCAGGCTCGGCTACGCACTCTCACCGCGGACGGACGGCGTGCCCGGCGTCGACGTGCGCCCGCCCGCCGGACGCAAGGCCGTCTTCGTGGGCGACCTGGTGGACCGTGGGCCGGACACCCCCGGCGTGCTGCGGCTGGTGATGGGGATGGTGGAGGCAGGGACGGCGCTGTGCGTCCCCGGCAACCATGAAATCAAGCTGATGCGGAAGCTGCGCGGCAAGGACGTGAAGGTGTCGCACGGCCTCGCTCAGTCGCTGGAGCAACTGGAGCGCGAGACACCGGAGTTCCGCAAGGCGGTGGTGGACTTCATCGACGGACTGGTCTCGCACTACGTCCTGGATGGCGGTCGCCTGGTGGTGGCGCACGCGGGAATGAAGGAGTCCATGCAGGGGCGTGGTTCCGGCAAGGTGCGCGACTTCGCCCTGTACGGGGAGACCACGGGTGAGACGGACGAGTATGGCCTGCCCGTGCGCTTCAACTGGTCCGCCGAGTACCGGGGCAGGGCCTCCGTGGTGTACGGCCACACTCCGGTGGTGGAGGCCGAGTGGCTCAACAACACCCTCTGCCTGGACACCGGCTGTGTGTACGGCGGCAAGCTGACCGCCCTGCGCTACCCGGAGCGCGAGCTCGTCTCGGTGCCCGCGGCGCGGGCGTACTGTGAGGCCGTGAAGCCGCTGGACAGCGTGTCCGGGACTGCTTCCCTCAGCGCCCAGCAGCGGCATGACGACCTGCTCGACCTGGACGACGTGCTGGGCAAGCGCGTCATCACGACGCGGCTCCAGCAGAGCGTCACCATCCGGGAGGAGAACGCGACGGCCGCGCTGGAGGCGATGAGCCGGTTCGCCATCGACCCGAAGTGGCTCATCTACCTGCCCCCGACGATGTCGCCCTCCGAGACGAGCCAGGCGGAGGGACTCCTCGAACACCCGGCGGAGGCGTTCGCCTACTACCGCAAGGAGGGCGTGGCGAAGGTGGTGTGCGAGGAGAAGCACATGGGCTCGCGCGCCGTGGTGGTCATTGCCCGGGATGCGGAGGCCGCACGCCGCCGCTTCGGGGTGACTTCCGGAGCGCTGGGTGTCTGTTACACGCGCACCGGCCGGCGCTTCTTCGCGGATGCGGCACTGGAAGCGGCCTTCCTGGCCCGGGTGAGGACGGCGCTGGAGACGTCAGGCTTCTGGGAGGAGCTCCGGACGGACTGGGCCTGCCTCGACTGCGAGCTGATGCCCTGGTCCCTCAAGGCGCAGGAGTTGCTGAAAGAGCAGTATGCGGCGGTGGGGGCTGCCTCGCGCGCGGCCCTCCCGGACGTGGTGGCGGCGCTCGCCCACGCGGCGGCTCGTGGCCTGGCGGTGGGCGAGCTCTCCGCGCGCTTCGGTGAGAAGGCGCGGAACGTGGGCCGTTACGTGGAGTCGTACCGGCGCTACTGCTGGCCCGTGCGCTCCCTGGACGACGTGCGGCTCGCGCCCTTCCATGTGCTGGCGACGGAGGGCTCTGCCCATGTGGACAAGGACCACGTGTGGCACATGGAGACGCTCGCCCGGGTGTGCCGCGCGGACGAGCGGCTGTTCGTCGCCACTCCGTACCGGGTGGTCGAGGTGGGGGACGAGGGCGCCGTGGCCGAGGGCGTGCGTTGGTGGGAGGAGCTCACCGCGCGCGGAGGGGAGGGGATGGTGGTGAAGCCCCTCGACTTCGCGGTGCGGGGGCGCAAGGGGCTGCTCCAGCCCGCCATCAAGTCACGCGGGCCGGAGTACCTGCGCATCATCTACGGCCCGGAGTACACGACACCGGCGAACCTGGAGCGGCTGCGCCAGCGAGGGCTCTCCACCAAGCGCTCCCTGGCGCTGCGTGAGTTCGCGCTCGGTGTCGAGGGGCTGGAGCGCTTCGCCCGGGGCGAGCCCCTGCGCCGCGTGCATGAGTGTGTCTTCGGCGTGCTGGCGCTGGAGAGCGAGCCGGTGGACCCACGGCTCTGA